A region from the Salvelinus sp. IW2-2015 unplaced genomic scaffold, ASM291031v2 Un_scaffold907, whole genome shotgun sequence genome encodes:
- the LOC112069095 gene encoding B-cell receptor CD22-like, with translation MGIEQLLWHFLTHCFWLGGMGVDTSSWTAEVPSSVSGLQGSPIVIPCSFNYPEPEKKPAEFTGIWLKDKNEVIYHKDSSKIIQDYKGRTELVGDLLQKNCSLRINPLHCSDEGPFTFRIEIKDYNKYSYKEDTVSIVVCSSPGPPSLSVMEEVKVGEEVSASCSVSHSCPSDSPRITWSHSGISSVQSQQLTKGQWEVTSSLTFNPSSTDHNQSLVCTAAYRGGETTKTLKTLNVKYAPVDVKVKGVSSVKEGDSVELRCSSDSNPAAHSYRWHNSRGPLPTTGPTLTLENVTRLTEALYCTAINTEGQGQSSPLKLNVEYPPEIKVGSACTSDISMVTCLCIVNLEPPGTVEWSLPAEPLPTLPSTRLERHGSVTMVILQRALGFSETVHCHASNTQGNATLSFTVSTNDKMLMLYVSIGIAALVVVVILVPMSALLLNKKGGRSRSDLPVTSKQDMDASKCASSDPSTSRKEQKDTSSEINTNYYTNNHLYGNIEAEEDGDPFECEGGDDSVYGNM, from the exons ATGGGAATTGAACAACTGCTGTGGCATTTTCTTACTCACTGCTTTTGGCTTGGAG GGATGGGAGTTGATACCTCGTCATGGACTGCTGAGGTGCCCAGCTCAGTCTCTGGCCTACAGGGCTCACCCATTGTGATTCCCTGCTCATTCAACTACCCAGAACCAGAGAAGAAGCCCGCTGAATTCACTGGCATCTGGCTCAAAGACAAAAATGAGGTTATATACCACAAAGACAGCTCCAAAATCATTCAAGACTACAAGGGTCGTACAGAGCTGGTGGGAGACCTCCTGCAGAAGAACTGCTCTCTCAGAATCAACCCTCTCCATTGCAGTGACGAAGGACCCTTTACTTTCAGGATTGAAATCAAAGACTATAACAAGTATTCATACAAAGAGGACACAGTCTCCATTGTAGTGTGCA GCTCTCCAGgccccccctctctgtcagtgatgGAGGAGGTGAAGGTGGGGGAGGAGGTATCTGCCTCCTGCTCTGTGTCTCACTCCTGCCCATCTGATTCCCCTCGCATCACCTGGAGCCACTCCGGAATATCCAGTGTCCAATCACAGCAGCTGACCAAAGGCCAGTGGGAAGTGACGTCatccctgacctttaaccccagcAGTACTGATCACAACCAGTCTCTGGTCTGCACAGCAGCATACAGGGGGGGGGAGACAACGAAAACGTTGAAAACTCTCAATGTCAAAT ATGCCCCAGTGGATGTGAAGGTTAAGGGAGTGTCCAGTGTGAAGGAGGGAGACTCTGTAGAACTGAGATGCTCCAGTGACAGTAACCCTGCTGCCCACAGCTACCGCTGGCACAACAGCAGAGGGCCTCTGCCCACCACTGGACCCACACTCACACTGGAGAATGTGACCAGACTCACTGAAGCCCTCTACTGCACTGCCATCAACACAGAGGGACAAGGTCAATCCAGCCCACTGAAGCTCAATGTAGAGT ACCCCCCTGAGATCAAAGTGGGCTCTGCCTGCACTTCAGACATCTCCATGGTAACCTGTCTGTGCATTGTGAATTTGGAGCCCCCCGGCACCGTGGAGTGGTCTCTTCCAGCCGAACCCCTGCCCACCCTGCCCAGTACCAGACTTGAGAGGCATGGGTCAGTTACCATGGTGATCCTACAGAGGGCACTAGGCTTCTCAGAGACCGTCCACTGCCATGCCAGCAACACACAGGGCAATGCCACCTTGTCCTTCACTGTGTCCACAAATG ATAAGATGTTGATGCTATACGTTTCAATTGGTATTGCTGCATTAGTGGTGGTAGTAATACTAGTTCCCATGTCAGCTCTCCTATTGAACAAGAAGGG TGGGAGGAGTCGTAGTGACCTGCCAGTAACCAGTAAGCAGGATATGGATGCATCCAAGTGTGCTTCCTCAGATCCCTCAACATCAAG GAAAGAGCAGAAAGACACCAGCAGTGAAATCAACACAAACTACTACACCAACAATCACCTATATGGCAACATAgag GCTGAAGAGGATGGCGACCCATTCGAGTGTGAGGGTGGAGATGATTCAGTCTATGGTAACATGTGA